CGACCACTTATGGAATGCAATTAAGAAAAAAGTCattgtttttacgcacaattttcaATCGATATTTCTCTTTCAAGCCGCTGAGGCCTTGTTGAAGACTGCCAGGgtgctggtgtcactttcaaAGCGCCTATCACAATGAGAGTCTCGCATTCGCTGATGGTATCACTTGCTCACAACTTCACGGTGATTGCATGTGCAGGGCACAAATATTTCACGACGCACCGGTATCTTCATTTCTACCTTCTCGATGAAAACTGATCACCTAACGAACTTACACTCATGCTCGCTCACAAGCTTCAATCTTAACTTCCTGCTACCGAACAACGCCATCGTTGTTTACCAGGACGGGAAAACGTGATATGACCAGAAAgccagaaaactagaaacagtGAAGACAGAAAATCTTGCAAGGTGTAAGTTTCCTAATTAAAATGCCATTCGTCTTGAACTTCAAATTTATGTATTTTCATGTTACATTTTTCCTTATGCTACGCAGTATATATAAGTTAGCGCTCGTGCTCTACATGCAGAAGCGTATAAAAAAAGGGCATGCTTGGGCTTCGTAGCCTTGACTGtgttgccacagaaagttgtcgctgAGTATAGTAAACTAAAGACACAGCGACCGCCATTATGTAGACTTGCTGTAAGATTTTCTTGGCGAGTACACGTGCAAATTTTTTCACAACGGTCCACGCGTAAAATGCATGGCGGGCAGGAAAGATGCCCGAGTTAACTGCACGAAGTAGGCCGAGTGGTTCATGACTGCTCAACATTACTGATTCGACCGTCTTTTTGGTAtaaattttttcttcttgaagaGTGTATTTGCTGTGGCAACTTGACTATTACCATTCATTTTGTATTTTTGTTGTTTTCGTAGGTTTTCGAAGGAACACTGACCCCAACTATTCAGCGCGACAAAATTGAGATACATTTGTGGAGACACAAATTTACAATATATCAAGTGCAAATATATATTATAACATATTTATCTTAAATGACTTTTCAATGGCATGCCGGAAAGCTGAGTGAGATGCGGAGGGCCTATTAGCACCGACGTCAACACAGTGTCAACGTAAACAAACCGACGTCATGAGTTTGCGTTGCCAGGTGAGTGCGGCGCCCGCTTGCTCGCGGTTCTGACGCCACTACTTTGCACAGTGACGTGTCTAGTGTTGTTCACATAGCCAATGGGAACCGGTCCTCTCCACCTCGGTGCTCTTTCAAACCGCAGCTACGTCTGGGCGCTGTAAACCATCGCTAAATAAATAACCGTTGCACACTCATGCAAACGTGCTTTCCAGTTGTTATAACTGGGCCACAAGCTCCCTTATGAATCAAGAAGATGCGAGGAGCCAAGTTTTGTTTCATTGCTCCTTTATTGTTGTCATACTGAATGTGTTTCAATAAGCAATTTTGTGCGCGTTAGAAACTTTACTCTCGTCCAGGACCAGAAATAACGTAGCCTGATTGTCAACTTAGTTTCAGTAGTTTTGGTAGTATATTTTAGTACTCCTCATGTGCTTAGTTATCGAGCATGCGCAAGGCAGCATAAGGACCCTGCATCATGACACTACTTTTCAGGCTAAAATAAAGCTTTGTCCAAAACACACCAGAAAAGCAGTCTTTATGTGACGGTTTAGTGCTTTTTTTAAATGTAGCTAATTGTTAAGGTTATATTAGGAAAACGCTTTCTATTCAAAGTGTAGTAAGTTcttattttttgaaaatcaaaTACAGCGAGTATTTCAAGATGTAGCTGCCTTGTGTGTATCACCTATCCCTTTGTTTATTTCGAAAAACAATGTATATTGCACGGAGCATATCTGGGCTGTGAAACTCCGAAACGAAGTAAACAAGTACCGAATAGAAGGTCTCAGTGATGTCTCTGTCTTATAATGAAGTATGAAAAACTTAGTATTATCAGTTACCTGAGGTCTCAGTTATGCCTGCCTTATGAGATAAATAAATATCAACAGTATTAGCAAGCCAATTAGGTATTCTTCCTCGGTGCACTATACACATCAACAAGAGATTTATGTGAACACCACCATAAAGCTACCAACACCACAAAAGGCTTTGTTTTGGAGAATTATGAACTATGACAGTCCACATATTTATTCAGCGAACAACCAGAATCAAGTCACACAAAAGCTTTATCAATGTATTGGTGAAAGATATGTGAAAATGTTACATTCTAAGAGTGCTGCAATTAAAGCAGCAAGTCAGTGAACACCAAAATTAGCCTTTGTAGCCATATCCGCCGTATCCTCCATAGCCCCCATAGCCACCACGTCCGTATCCACTTCCCAGGCCGGAGTGGGCGAGGAGGGCTCCTCCAGCATTGACTTTGTTGACGTGGTGAACGGTTCTGACAACAAAAGCTGGCCCAGCTACCAGCTTGGCGAAGGCGGGTCCCCCGCTAAGGAGAGCAACGCTGCTGCCCACACCAACACCACCCAGGCCAGCTCCACCCAGGCCAGCTCCAGCCAGGCCGACACCACCCAGGCCAGCTCCACCCAGGCCAGCTCCAAGCAGGCCAACACCACCCAGGCCCGCTGCATTCAGGCCGACACCACCCAAGCCGACTACACCTAGGCCGGCACCATTCAAACCACCGTAGCCAAGACCTCCGTAGCCACCAGCTCCATATCCGAGGCCGCCATAGCCTGATCCAATATAACTGACCCCTCCAGCGTCCACCACTGGGGAGACGAGGTACATGGCGAATACGAGAAGCAATGCAAAAAGTTTCACCTGCAAATATAAACAAATACAAAGTATACGTGATGTACTGTTCGTGAACCGGATAACTTTGACACGACCAGCAGTAACTGTGGGTCAGCAAAAAGGTTTGAACACAACGGCGCGTACAGCAATGATAGTATCTCAAATTATTCTTCTGTTCCAGCTTATCGACAATTTAATGTAGCTGTTGACTATCACTCAAACAGAAATATACAGTGAGTTCTTTCTAAACTTTGAGATGTTGATTTTTTAATGCTTGCGACACAAATGTTCGCCCCACACATATGCATGTTGACTCGACGTATGTCTCGAGACAAAACGAAACGCGTGGTTGAACTCAAGAAAGGTGGCCACAAACAGGAAGTTAGAAGCAAATTAACACGTGACTTATATGAAGGTTGGACAGTACAGCCCAACCCACACAAAAAACTTTATAAAAACGAGGATCAATATTGAGAAATTTTGTATTCGCAGTAGATGCAAAGGAATGACTATAACAAGGTTAGAATGGCCGTGTCTGATGCAGAAATTAGAAAAACTTGACTATGCGAGTCAACAAGAATGGTGCAGCGTAATAAACAGGAGGGGGTTGTACTCCTAGTCCACCTGCCGCGCACTTCTAGCCATGGCATTCAGAAGAGTCTCTAAATTAGCATGAGGCGTTCAAGATTAGGTCAAGACGAAGATTAGGTCACCGAACTTCTAACCAGGGGGGGGGGTTTATTTTAAGGCTCTTTGGAAGTAAAGTTTGGCATTAGAAAAGATACGGCCCAATCACGCCTCATACAGAGGTTTAATAAAGAGTAGCTTTGCCAACCTAGAATTCAAACTCATGAGCTTGAATGAAATGCGATCGTGTTAGGTCGAAAGACGCTGTGGTAATGAATGCTAAGAAATGTTAAAACGTTTTGCGTGCTAACACTGACACAAGAAAGATGTCCTGCTGACACAAAGTGGTTAAGAAAACAGAATAAGAACGCTTTATATTTATTCAACTACAAActgaaaatgaaataaaagatATCAACCTTGGTGTA
The sequence above is drawn from the Rhipicephalus microplus isolate Deutch F79 chromosome 3, USDA_Rmic, whole genome shotgun sequence genome and encodes:
- the LOC119159900 gene encoding uncharacterized protein LOC119159900; translation: MTAMVKLFALLLVFAMYLVSPVVDAGGVSYIGSGYGGLGYGAGGYGGLGYGGLNGAGLGVVGLGGVGLNAAGLGGVGLLGAGLGGAGLGGVGLAGAGLGGAGLGGVGVGSSVALLSGGPAFAKLVAGPAFVVRTVHHVNKVNAGGALLAHSGLGSGYGRGGYGGYGGYGGYGYKG